acgggatgcgGAGAaggtaattcccccgaaaaacaaccaaaatggtgacgcaagcgccacccgaagtcccgcctcgataacaactgcacccataatgacccagccgtagagcagggtgaaccagtggacgacgaacatgcaaccaagcaagcatccgaacaggatgaattggacaagcaatccatccccggcgaaaacaacagtccagacgatctcacgccagacacatcaccggagcataagaaccttcacaaaaggctcatcgccactgcaagaagtttgaagaagcataaacagaagctcaaaacagcagaagacgtactcagaatgagatggagcaaagtactcaagaccgcaaacAAATACGGCAATAgttaccaagcaaagagctacccgaagtgcaagctgttgcctgaattcgacgaggaggccgtagagccaccacaatcaaaaagcaaagaggccgcctggccggatagacgaccagatgacaggctaagagcggcaagcggtgccgcacacaagccggcacacgatacaCTTAAAGAtcttcgcaaaaaggatggcccggtcaggtccatttatgggccaaaaaagagggctccaggaagcaacacaacacgccgagtgtgcgaagataacggcacacctaaatacaggggcgccacacacccactatgtttcaccgatgaggtactagatcatgaatttccagcgggttttaagcccgtaaacatagaggcatacgacggaacaacagaccccggagtctggattaaggattacatcctacacatacatatggctagaggagattatctccacgccataaaatatctacccctcaagctcaaagggccagctcggcattggctcaaaatcctcccagaaaataccattggaagttgggaagagctcgaggatgcgtttagagcaaattttcaggggacttatgtctgccctccggatgcggacgatttaagtcacataactcaacagcccggagagtcagcacgcaaattctggaacaggtttctcaccaaaaagaaccaaatagtcgactgtccggacgcggaagccttagcagcttttaaacataacgtctgagacgaatggctcgccagacacctcggccaggaaaaaccaagaacaatggccgcactaacgagcctcatgacccgcttttgcgcgggagaagatagctggctggcaagatgtagcaccagcgacccaaatacatccgaggtcagagatggaaatgggaaatcacgacgcagaaaagatcagcgccgaaataaagaaaatggcccaaagaacacggcggtcaatgccggattcaaaagctctcggccgaacaacaaaacactacctcttaaggacaacagtgacgagctatccaacctaaacaaaattttcgatcagatatgtcaaatccacagtacccccgggaagcctgcaaaccacacccaccgagattgttgggtcttcaagcagtccggccgactcaatgccgaacacaaggggctcgacacgccaagcgaggacgatgacgaaccccacaagcagagcaccggaaaacaaaagactttcccacaagaagtcaaaacagtaaactcacttcatgtgataatacggaacaatagtgcggcacctgctaaagtACGCATCGCACGGTCCACGCCAGCGGaatcccgagattggatgtcaaaaccaattaccttcgaccacctggattactccagaagtattcgaaacgcaggatgggctactttgatattggatcctataatcgacggactacaatttacacaagtcctaatggatggcggcagcgatttaaacctgctatatccggacacaatccgcaagttggggatagaccctaccaaaattcgccatagcagcacttccttcaaaagagtgacgccaggcccttatgccaagtgcacgggctccttactactagaagttgtgttcggttcatccgacaacttccgtcgcgaaaagctaatcttccatgtcgCCCCATTTCAAAGTAGCCACCAAgcgctattgggacgcgaagctttcgcccgctttaacgcaataccacactacgcgtctcttacacttaaaatgcccggtcgatgcggcatcatctcattaaaaggtcgttcaaaaccccggacacggctaggcgagtccggcataaataaactaggggcttCCTAGACGCACACCCCTTTACAAAAGGTTGCATGCATAaataatgagagccaataaagctcaactttattcatttttaaatcatactctgttttaaatacatttctTGCACGATATCTTTCCAAacaaagttcttctcttttacagatgaacagtgtgctacacccgtccaggatacagcacaacggagacacaggcgcagatgtgcagcagggacccgttgcaaggattcttttcagattaagactctgcgtaaacctttcttactgtctcttgttgatacacatcccccggtttttttaCCATAACTGATGAGGAGGCTGgctttttggcatcggccgcgtcagaaaattTCGCCCGTAcccggacactaggggcttagggcattgttctgcccgttatcataaagaccgaataccttagggagtgttcggcgtctcgagttaggccttatatgcatcagctccgaatcatgtcttttgtcaaatgttgggtttgcccggctcctgtgttttgctgccttacgttccgtatcatcggctaacgcgacaccaggagaactactgcgattgtgccccggttcggccgggcgagcacctcagtagagaaagccgaaaactgactgtcatgatatagcgagagactggtcaaccactcgatcgactagcggaatgtctagaattcccctgctttgacgaaggaccatttccctGTCAAGCACATACGTGCCCCGAATTCAGAGAACGCGGtggccctaggggctatatcgtagccccaccttcgaactcctatggctaagtgaaagtgataaagcattatagtccggttgcctagtttgccacgctaccacctccttcacaggaccaagacattggattaagtgtgaaaatgcgctattttgcaaacacccccgcaccatgtgcgtgggggatgaagccgaaggctgccatctttcaggttatatacacgtatacattaacgaccgcacaggagatatttcaatacttgaacgcacaagtataaaaagcacttatattatgaatatcgttttacaaatcatacatgtcatttgaacataacatttttcgagcactacgactctattacacgagcgccctgcaggacttccccaaaatggtgctcggcgggtaaccggctctcgtccgaaccccgggttgcaacatcagtggcatccatctccgtccagtatgtcttcacatgggcgagagccatccgtgcaccctttatgcatgccgaccacttcatcaccttaatatgcggcaccgccccaaggaattgctgtaataagccaaaataacacttcggcttgggcctatccagcCACAGATGAGCCACTACATCTGTCATGGcaaatccggacaatctattcagctcagcccactcagccaaccgatcgttcaatggaagtgaacgctccggactatggaattgagaccaaaaaagctcttccatcccgtgatccttttggcttcggaagtgcataaccgcatccgccgcactcgccaccaaatccagataaggatccttcgcaccccacagctggccaagctgagcatacttctgatctgtgaacttcctgcgcagcaggaagggctttccagccgcaatgtctccggcctgacgcagctcctcctttatagccctcattgcagaacgggcatccttggcttcggcggtggcctccttcaggtcttcttgctccgctcggcgttctttttcaagaacctcatagcggtcggtgacatccttcagcttcacggccattccggccatctcctccctgcttcggcagtgagcagccttttcggcttttagctcctcggctgccttcgaggcagccgcatcactccttctggcctgctccttggctcgagcaagctctgcccgaaggtcctccacaacagcggcaccatctgcattaagcatacatgttgtaaggagtgggcatcagctcccttactaggtgaccatggagaaacaacctaccttgtgactcgtcaagtcgtttattgaccaacgcgatgtccgcatccgcaacctcgagttgccactttagctcggcaactctatcagtccggctggccaccagacgatccgccacctgcataggaaaggcgagaattaataactgagattatgatcatcggcacgttgtcgctttcgacaacataccgagtctcaggggctactatctatacagggcgcactctatgtgtagaactgtcaaaaggtatgtcatttttacgtacctcaaacccctcaagtaaacttctgacggcatcatgcaacccgccctcagcggatgaaattctttcaatcatcgtactcattaatgtacggtgatcttctgagatagacgccctctcgagcagatccttcagctcccccggccgtacaccagttggtgccaagctctccggccctgccggactcggggataccctccgcgacgacacctcagggtcgtccgccccgcctgacggtgcggcggatggaggcgtctcgctctccatcatctccggacgaaggtcccccgaagacgagctcagctgagaaggacggagatccgaactacaaggttaaaacttcggttatcctcagaagcaaaaatagggatgtcccttattacaaaactcccctttttctacttacggctcactggagggctgattccttaggggagatagtgcggccggggcttcccctggcgcaggaccctctggtgaagatttcttcccccgctttgaggccttagcctccggatcttcggaagcggtcctcttctccccctggaaggagggattctcgatcccccctttcttgaaagcctcctcggtagaggcggtagtttctctgttttccccttcgccctcctctgaaggcgcaacctccagtatgttgaccaacacgggatccggcgcggtctccgggagggggccggacaccgtatcagttttgcttgcgctatccactcctgttcaaaggacgattggttaaaaggcaaatccaagatatgcaaacaaacggtatgtccggacacagggctacttacttgagtatccgggcgattgcagcttaggccggcatcctcggtcaattccggacacacctcttgtgatccgaagaacaatttgtacatctccacgggtgtcgtacccatgaagtgttggagagctcgtggcccctccggattgaattcccacaggcagagggggcgacgtttgcagggtaaaagacgccgaatcagcataacctgcatcactacgaccagattgatctccctctcttgaaggtctcgaatccggccctgcaataggggtacgtccttggacggcccccagtcaagccctttgttgacccatgatgtcacCCGTTGTGGAGGGCCAGAGCGAAAGacaggcggcggcctctgcctgctgcccctgggagcggtaatatagaaccactcatgttgccacataccgagctcctcctgaaaagagccctcgggccatggagcatcggccctcttgcttataatcgCCCCGacacactctgcctgacgcccctcagtcatcttcggctccacgttgaaggttttgagccacaaaccgaagtgtggggtggtgcggaggaaggcttcgcagacgacaatgaacgatgaaatatggaggatcgactccggagccaagtcatggaattccagcccatagtaaaacatgagccctctcacaaaaggatccatcgggaagcctaaaccccgacggaggtgagacacgaacacgacgctctcacctagctcgggagtaggaatgacttgcccttgggcaggcaacctatgcgaaatctcgtaggttaagtacctggcttctctcagctttagctcgtcctcttccgtgacggaggaaggcatccaccggccctgtaggtcggagccggacattgtcgaaggtccgaagcgctcgaatctggagccctgAGTGCTGGAACTTGGGGCGAAGggtggattcgattgaggattgaagaaaagaaacgagccttggtctcattataaagagggagaataccaagagccgtccccgtgaccgtttggaactcgccctCGATGGagcgggcgtggcaacgggcgcggttgggttacccacgtccgtattgatgggaatcccagaataaggggaacacgatctctgcttcgacaagacgtgccaaggaaaccgcttcgctaaacgcgctgaggtggtataataaaaacgattcaagtaaagtcttggtagtggtgtgacgtcacgccataaaatacgtcagcagattgaacttgtgtacatattattctctctacggtggtatgtggaatttattttacagagccggacactatcctggcgttcacaatcttcaATGAATTATttggaagaggaacccgccttgcaatgccgaagacaacatgcgcgccgaactcgtcgtcattgaagcctggttcaggggctactgagggagtcctggactagggggtgtccggatagccgaactatcatcatcggccggactccaagactatgagatacaagattgaagacttcgtcccgtgtccggatgggactttccttggcgtgaaaggcaagcttggcaatacggatatgtagatctcctaccattgtaaccgactctgtgtaaccctagccctctccggtgtctatataaaccggagggttttggtccataggacgaacaacaatcataccataggctagcttctagggtttagcctccttgatctcgtggtagatccactcttgtactacccatatcatcaatatcaatcaagcaggagtagggttttacctccatcgagagggcccgaacctgggtaaaaacatcatgtcccttgtctcctgttaccatccgcctagacgcacagttcgggaccccctacccgagatccgccggttttgacaccgacaactggcctgtctcagcattttgtgtcactggtggaAGCTTTTTGCGGCGCCGGTGGTAGCTTCCTGGAACACAGTTGTAACATCACATGTGTCACTTCGTGTTTGCAGCTCCGGTGAGATGCCGTAGCAAATGTCGGTTGCAGCTTCCCATtagctggttccagcaaaattcGCTGGTGGTCACAACTCTCTTGCCGATCGGTTGCAGCTTCAAAGGCCAGCCGGTTGCGGCAATGCCGACTGGTTCACAACTTCTGTCGTCGCCCTGGTTGCAACAATGGCGGTGGTCATCTCCAGCACCTGTAGATCACCGCTGGCCGCTCTCAACGACAACGCTCATCGCGGCCACTGTCAGCGGCGAGAGCGCTGGTCCACGGGAGCGTCTCACGGGTCTCCGGTCAGTTGCAGCAAAGGCGGTGGTCATCTCCAGCGCCTGTAGATCACCAGTGGCTGTCTCAAGTCTCGACAGTGGCGCTCACCGCGACCGCGGTCGCCGGTGGCAGTGCTGGTTCAGGGGTGCGTAGAGATGCAGGCGAAGAGGTGAGTGGACGCGAAGAGGAGAGCGAAGGGAAAAGAGGTGGGGAGGAAGATTCAGTTAAAGAAAAACATGTTCACGATAGCACGAATCGTTGCGCGATCTAAGCGCGTGCGTACGATCGGCGGAGCGTTTCAGCCGGCCTGCCGGCTACAAGCATTTACCTTAGGGATTTTACCCGCTTGTACTCGGGACGTTTTGAACTTTGAATAAAATCCATGGCTCACCTAAGAAAAGAACTAACATTTTTTtataattcaaaaataaataaaataaataaccatGACTGTTTTTGAAAGTTATAACCATGACTGTGAAAGTTGTAACCATGCATGCATCTGCAAATGTTGGGGCCTGCTGTTACTGTCGCGACGAACGTGCTCAAGACCGAAGGTGAACTCTGCAGCGGACGACGCGCCGTCGGCTGTTGCCCTGTCCGGCCCTGGTGCGCCCTGGCGTCTCCCCGGGACCGGCAGTGGACGGGTCTGCATCTAGGAAGCTATAGCTACAGCCATGGAGGCAAACAGGCTCAGGCTAGTTGGCCAACTTGGGGGTGGCAGCGACAGCGGCCTCGCTAGGACCGGGGGTGGCCGATGATGGGTGTCCggccgggcgctggagcctggACCGCTGGTCCTGCCATCTTCTGCTCTCCTTTTCTGCGAGGGGAGCTGCACCTGCATCCACTCTCTCGTGCGAGGGGAGCTGCCTCTACTTAAGGCAGGCCGTGCCAGCAAGAACAGACGCAGAGCGGACCATGCCGACGCGCGCAGAGGGAAATGGTGGGAGCGGGAAGACGGTGTGCGTCACCGGCGCCGGCGGGTACATCGCCTCCTGGCtcgtgcagctcctcctctcccgcggctaCGCCGTCCACGGCACCGTCCGCCACCTCGGTACGTACGTGCCCGGCCGTGTCAGCGGTGTCATAACTGGGCAACTAGTGATTCCCGATCCTGTTTCAGGCGAGGAGAAGACCGGCCATCTGAGGCGGTTAGAGAACGCTTCCGAGAACCTCAGGCTCTTCAAGGCCGACCTCCTTGATTACGACGCAATGGCAGCTGCCATCGTGGGATGCCAGGGAGTTTTCCATGTCGCCACTCCCGTTCCTTCGGGAATCTTAACCGATCCAGAGGCAAGCAAGTTTCATAACTGTAGAACTGTTGATATTGCATCAATGATTCCTGTTATGTAGGTACACTACTAACTCTTCCTTTCGTCCACAACCATGTAGCTACAAATGTTGGGCCCTGCTGTTACTGGCACCACGAATGTGCTCaaggccgcctctgccgcctctgccCAGAGAGTCGTCGTCGTGTCATCCATGGTCGCCGTCGAGATCAACCCCAAGGACTGGCCCCAAGGTAAAATCAGAGATGAGAGCTGCTGGTCGGACAAAGAATTTTGCAGGAGCAACGAGGTAACCGTACCATGACTGTAATAATCAGAAATCTTTATAGGGTCCAACCTTTGACTATGTCATTTTGCCATGCATATCTGCAGAGCTGGTACCCAGTTGCTAAgatcgcggcggaggcggcggcactcGAGTACGGGCGGGAGACCGGGCTCCGCGTGGTGACTCTGAATCCGGCGCTGGTGTTCGGTCCCCTGCTCCAGCCGAGCATCAACACTAGCAGCCAGTTCCTCATCTACTTCCTCAAAGGTTTCAGCCGCCAACTAAACTCGTAACAGTGCGCTGCGCATGCTCTGTTCCGTCGCGTGATTCCTTGTGTGTCGGTGGTAGTGCAGGAGGCCCTGACGAGACGAGGGACAAGCTGTGGCACATCGTCGACGTCCGCGACGTCGCCGACGCGCTGCTCCTGCTCTACGAGGCGCCCGAGGCCACGGGCAGGCACATCTGCGCGCCTCACTTCATCACCGCCCGGGAGCTGCTGGGCTTGCTCAAGAGCATGTACCCCGGGTACCCCTGCATAGCCGAGTAGAACTTCTGATCGCCCGCAGATTTATCATATACGTACGTATTGATTTCGGCAGCGTGTAAGCTGGGGCTAACGGGTAACTCCATCCTTTGGGTGTTTTGCAGGGAGAGTATACGTGACATGGATCACCCGGCTCCGATGACCTCCGGGAAGCTGGAAAAGCTGGGGTGGAGCTCCCGGCCACTGAGGGAGACGATCACGGACACCGTCGAGTTCTGCCGGGAGGCCGGGTTTCTTGAGGACGTGGATGGTTTCCCCTCAACCTCTAGATTTCTTCCATTCGCCCGGCCATGGCTGCCGCCTCATCCTCCCCAGCGAGCTCGCCAAGCCCGCCAACTCCGAGGGCACCAAGCCCGTCACCAAGTTCACCTCCTCTTAGATCGCTAGCCTTTGGCAGCGCTTGTAGTTACCTAGTGTTTGACTCGTTTGTTTTGAACTTAGAAGTGCTAGTGATGGATGAATTTTTTGGACGTTTGTAGACAGATTTATGCAGTGATGCTCTTGGGAAGGTTGTTGTTGTCACTGGTCATCCCTGTAGCTTAATACGCTACTCTGCAATAAGTTTGATTTGAACGATTTTATTATCCTTTAACATGTTGAATTTCTATCCCTCTAGTACAACAGTTTGAAAAACAAATCATTGGCATCTTAAAACCAATCAGCACCCAGAAAGTCCATCTATAGTCTAGGAATTTTCAGTTCTGAAGACGTAGGTCCTGATTTAACTCTAGTCTATAGCTCTTGATTTAAGTTCTAGAGCTGTTGTTCATTCTTATCGTCAGTTGTTTCCTAAACAACAATGGAGATCTGGACTACTTGCCTGCCTCCCTATTTCTTGACTACAAGTTACAACTCTGATTTCTATGCACTTTTG
Above is a window of Triticum dicoccoides isolate Atlit2015 ecotype Zavitan chromosome 5B, WEW_v2.0, whole genome shotgun sequence DNA encoding:
- the LOC119310861 gene encoding cinnamoyl-CoA reductase 1-like, whose translation is MPTRAEGNGGSGKTVCVTGAGGYIASWLVQLLLSRGYAVHGTVRHLGEEKTGHLRRLENASENLRLFKADLLDYDAMAAAIVGCQGVFHVATPVPSGILTDPELQMLGPAVTGTTNVLKAASAASAQRVVVVSSMVAVEINPKDWPQGKIRDESCWSDKEFCRSNESWYPVAKIAAEAAALEYGRETGLRVVTLNPALVFGPLLQPSINTSSQFLIYFLKGGPDETRDKLWHIVDVRDVADALLLLYEAPEATGRHICAPHFITARELLGLLKSMYPGYPCIAEESIRDMDHPAPMTSGKLEKLGWSSRPLRETITDTVEFCREAGFLEDVDGFPSTSRFLPFARPWLPPHPPQRARQARQLRGHQARHQVHLLLDR